The following coding sequences are from one Candidatus Hydrogenedentota bacterium window:
- a CDS encoding metal ABC transporter permease — translation MLEPFSIPFMQHALIAGVLVGFLASYFGVFIVQRRMAFLGSGLAHSAFGGVALGLLLGLPPLAVALPFTILVAVGIIWVKERAPLAEDTTIGVFFSVSMALGVVFLALKQGYAGDAFAYLFGSILAVTHVDLWIVGCIAAAALATVPWWSALAYATFDRTLARTDRLPVSVHDTALNIAMGVVVVVSMKLVGMVLIAAFLVLPAATARLVARTFRGMTLASIAIGISTAIVGLYVSYFANLPSGPSIILLQSLFFFGALAFSQLRKA, via the coding sequence ATGCTTGAGCCGTTCTCGATACCCTTTATGCAGCACGCGCTGATTGCGGGTGTACTGGTTGGGTTTCTTGCCAGCTATTTTGGCGTGTTTATTGTCCAGCGTCGCATGGCTTTTTTGGGAAGCGGCCTGGCACATTCCGCGTTCGGCGGAGTGGCGCTGGGACTATTGCTCGGCCTCCCACCGTTGGCCGTGGCCTTGCCATTTACGATTCTTGTTGCCGTCGGCATTATTTGGGTTAAAGAGCGCGCGCCGCTTGCGGAAGACACGACCATTGGTGTCTTTTTTTCCGTATCCATGGCGCTTGGCGTAGTCTTTCTCGCGCTCAAACAGGGCTATGCCGGAGATGCCTTTGCGTACTTGTTCGGTTCGATTCTCGCCGTGACGCACGTGGACCTCTGGATAGTAGGATGCATTGCGGCGGCGGCATTGGCAACGGTTCCCTGGTGGAGCGCATTGGCCTATGCGACGTTCGATCGGACCCTCGCGCGTACCGACCGGCTGCCCGTATCAGTCCATGATACCGCTCTGAATATCGCGATGGGTGTCGTCGTGGTGGTATCAATGAAACTGGTAGGCATGGTACTCATTGCGGCGTTTCTTGTCTTGCCTGCCGCAACGGCGCGGCTTGTAGCGCGGACGTTTCGAGGCATGACACTCGCTTCGATCGCCATCGGCATATCAACGGCCATTGTGGGATTATACGTCTCGTATTTTGCGAATCTGCCGAGCGGCCCGAGCATCATCTTGCTTCAATCGCTCTTCTTCTTCGGAGCGCTGGCGTTTAGCCAGTTGCGAAAGGCATAG